Proteins encoded together in one Diceros bicornis minor isolate mBicDic1 chromosome 18, mDicBic1.mat.cur, whole genome shotgun sequence window:
- the DCAKD gene encoding dephospho-CoA kinase domain-containing protein isoform X2, which yields MFLVGLTGGIASGKSSVVQVFQQLGCAVIDVDVIARRVVQPGYPAHRRIVEAFGTEVLLENGDINREVLGDLIFNQPDRRHLLNAITHPEIGKEMVKETFKFFLQGYRYVILDIPLLFETKKLLKYMKHTVVVYCDRDTQLARLMHRNNLSREDAEARIKAQLPLKDKARMARHVLDNSGEWSVTKRQVILLHAKLERSLEYLPLRLGVLTGLAVLASLLYLLTRYLLPSP from the exons ATGTTCCTGGTGGGCCTGACGGGGGGCATTGCCTCAGGCAAGAGCTCCGTGGTTCAGGTGTTCCAGCAGCTGGGCTGCGCTGTGATCGATGTCGACGTCATTGCCCGGCGTG TCGTCCAGCCAGGATACCCCGCACACCGGCGCATCGTGGAGGCCTTTGGCACTGAGGTCCTGCTGGAGAATGGCGACATCAACCGCGAGGTCCTGGGGGACCTAATCTTTAACCAGCCAGACCGACGGCACCTGCTCAACGCCATCACCCACCCTGAGATTGGCAAGGAGATGGTGAAGGAGACCTTCAAGTTCTTCCTCCAGG GATACCGCTACGTGATTCTGGATATCCCCCTGTTGTTTGAGACCAAGAAGCTGCTCAAGTACATGAAGCACACAGTGGTGGTATACTG TGACCGGGACACGCAGCTGGCAAGGCTGATGCATCGGAACAACCTGAGCCGCGAGGACGCAGAGGCCCGAATCAAGGCCCAGCTGCCCCTGAAGGACAAGGCGCGCATGGCCCGCCATGTTCTAGACAACTCGGGCGAGTGGAGTGTCACCAAACGCCAGGTCATCCTCCTGCACGCCAAGCTGGAGCGCTCCCTGGAGTACCTGCCACTGAGGCTCGGGGTCCTCACAGGTCTGGCTGTCCTTGCCAGCCTCCTCTACCTGCTCACCCGCTACCTTTTGCCTTCCCCCTAG
- the DCAKD gene encoding dephospho-CoA kinase domain-containing protein isoform X1, translated as MKHDQGRRIVGNEGAAFCGPCHSCSSKLKQVLLAFLQWTVPICRSRLSPVIPGSWLCSRADLPLSWKMFLVGLTGGIASGKSSVVQVFQQLGCAVIDVDVIARRVVQPGYPAHRRIVEAFGTEVLLENGDINREVLGDLIFNQPDRRHLLNAITHPEIGKEMVKETFKFFLQGYRYVILDIPLLFETKKLLKYMKHTVVVYCDRDTQLARLMHRNNLSREDAEARIKAQLPLKDKARMARHVLDNSGEWSVTKRQVILLHAKLERSLEYLPLRLGVLTGLAVLASLLYLLTRYLLPSP; from the exons ATGAAGCATGACCAAGGAAGAAGGATAGTAGGGAATGAAGGTGCTGCTTTCTGTGGACCCTGCCATTCTTGCAGTTCAAAGCTTAA GCAGGTCCTTCTGGCGTTCCTGCAGTGGACTGTCCCAATCTGCCGATCTCGCCTTTCTCCAGTGATTCCCGGCTCCTGGTTGTGTAGTCGCGCTGACCTCCCTCTTTCCTGGAAGATGTTCCTGGTGGGCCTGACGGGGGGCATTGCCTCAGGCAAGAGCTCCGTGGTTCAGGTGTTCCAGCAGCTGGGCTGCGCTGTGATCGATGTCGACGTCATTGCCCGGCGTG TCGTCCAGCCAGGATACCCCGCACACCGGCGCATCGTGGAGGCCTTTGGCACTGAGGTCCTGCTGGAGAATGGCGACATCAACCGCGAGGTCCTGGGGGACCTAATCTTTAACCAGCCAGACCGACGGCACCTGCTCAACGCCATCACCCACCCTGAGATTGGCAAGGAGATGGTGAAGGAGACCTTCAAGTTCTTCCTCCAGG GATACCGCTACGTGATTCTGGATATCCCCCTGTTGTTTGAGACCAAGAAGCTGCTCAAGTACATGAAGCACACAGTGGTGGTATACTG TGACCGGGACACGCAGCTGGCAAGGCTGATGCATCGGAACAACCTGAGCCGCGAGGACGCAGAGGCCCGAATCAAGGCCCAGCTGCCCCTGAAGGACAAGGCGCGCATGGCCCGCCATGTTCTAGACAACTCGGGCGAGTGGAGTGTCACCAAACGCCAGGTCATCCTCCTGCACGCCAAGCTGGAGCGCTCCCTGGAGTACCTGCCACTGAGGCTCGGGGTCCTCACAGGTCTGGCTGTCCTTGCCAGCCTCCTCTACCTGCTCACCCGCTACCTTTTGCCTTCCCCCTAG